Genomic window (Juglans microcarpa x Juglans regia isolate MS1-56 chromosome 2S, Jm3101_v1.0, whole genome shotgun sequence):
actattatttattcattattttttttttttgtatttgattttttttaattttttattttatttaataattaaaaaagtatgtattagtaaagttatatatttttttaattttttttaatgattaaaaatgttaaaaaaatacttaaaaaatgataaaaaaaaagacttgaaaCTTGAGTAGTAGATAGATAAATAGGGTTGTACCCTATCACTATCCTAAAAATATAATCGCAATTGATCAGTGATTCAGTGACATCTGATATGATATTACACACAAGATCCCATTATacagagagagagcgagaaaGAGAAcgcaaaattaagctcaaagaGTTCATTTTATTATACACAGGATCTCCTAATACATTATCCACTGTTATTCTCGAACCATCTGGTGGCCATTCTAAGTAGAAGCTTGGAGTTCAGAGCTTGCTAGTGATGTTGATGTTTCTAGCTTTGGATGACTTTGGGGTTGTATCTTTTGGGACAACGATAGTGAGAACACCATTCTCCACCTGACCCTTGATCTGATCCACCTTCACATTTTCCGGCAATTCTATTTCCCGAGAAAATCCCCTTTTCCCTGTGCCTCTCTCAGCCACAAGCCAAACGTCATCTTTTTCATGGGGCTCCCCATTCCCACCCTCTCCTTTGATCTGTAAGATGTTCCCCTCCTCTATCTGTACCTTTATGTCATCTTTGTTGAAACCTATTCACAGAAACTTGCTCCATTGAGAAAACCCACCAAGAACAGACTCCAAAATTCGATCGTAAACTGTGCTAGAATATCCCCAGTTAGCGTAACCCAAtacaaaaattactaaaatttgaaaacccaCGAAAAACTCCCctccaaaagaagaagaaaagaaaagccaaCACGTAAAATTGCTTCGTCTAAACCATACAACGATTCCACTTCGTGACATATGAAGTTAAACACAGCTCAACAAAATTGCTCAATCCCACTTGagatgagatagagagagaggtgtGGTACCTGGGACATTGATCTTGAGGATATGAGCAGTAGGGGATTCGAGCCAGTCCATAAGGGCCGTCGATCCGGACCATTCCCGG
Coding sequences:
- the LOC121252344 gene encoding 15.7 kDa heat shock protein, peroxisomal-like codes for the protein MADGIFGHPFRRFFWSPPIFREWSGSTALMDWLESPTAHILKINVPGFNKDDIKVQIEEGNILQIKGEGGNGEPHEKDDVWLVAERGTGKRGFSREIELPENVKVDQIKGQVENGVLTIVVPKDTTPKSSKARNINITSKL